A genomic segment from Colletotrichum higginsianum IMI 349063 chromosome 5, whole genome shotgun sequence encodes:
- a CDS encoding glycosyl hydrolase family 35, whose translation MRLGLKAGAGLLWLAASLCGGSHGASAQEVDWPIHDNGLNQVVQWDHHSYIVNGERLFVFSGEPTSYPQTPYKTPTLTPTPSKRPELWRDLLEKVKAAGFNAFSIYNHWGYHNPTPGVLDFDTGAHNFTSIMTVAKELGIYLIIRPGPYVNAETNAGGFPLWLTTGEYGSLRNDDPRYTEAWTPYWSEISKIITPHLVTNGGNVLMFQIENELNGQWKNIPNRVLNPPIANYMQLLQDSARENGIDVPLAHNAPNMRGFSWSKDFSNATGNVDVVGVDSYPSCWSCNLSECTGTNGQYTPYPNFLPEFQGGSYNPWGGPEGGCPGDIGADFANIFYRDLIYQRVTAISLYMMFGGTNWGWLACPVVASSYDYSSPVSENRIIGSKFYETKLLTLFTRVAKDLTKTERVGNGTGYTTNAAISTSELRNVDNDAAFYVVRHAYTPSNTNEAFKLSVKTSQGSFTIPQHGSSIAINGHQAKVLVTDFAFGDKTLLYSTAEVLSYIVADGREVIALWLPEGEAGEFTVTGVTSAEVVGEANVADFAAYPGEANVTVAYTQKKGITLVDLGDGSRAVLLDRTAAYLFWVPTLDNDPFAPANNTVFVQGPYLVRSASFNETGRGLDLRGDADKETTITVFASASLCSLTWNGKKLEILSRDGNTFTARIDGPPKFELPALGPWKVHDSLPEIATDYEATSDSWVVADKNTTFNSVKPAANNPVLYVDEYEIHVGNHIYRATFPTTDDAPTGVFLNVTGGLAFGYSVWLNSHYLGSYLGLSYLGADARDFSFANATLADAGAGDNVLVVVMDNSGHDLREAALAPRGISNATLLGPAAQDYKFSEWKIAGTAGRNDLVDTVRGPINEGGLSAERVGAHLPGYPDSDWESFASDGGALSVPDAGIRIFRTVVPLDVPAGLDVSVSFRFSAAQDDTNRLRALLFVNGYQYGRFNPYIGNQVHFPVPTGILDYAGDNTIAVAIWSQAAEGVALKVEWQVDYVHTSSFDMTFDTKPLRPDWDESRLAFA comes from the exons ATGAGACTTGGGTTGaaagccggcgccggcctcctctGGCTCGCCGCGTCGCTCTGCGGCGGCTCGCACGGCGCCTCGGCGCAGGAGGTCGACTGGCCGATCCACGACAACGGCCTCAACCAGGTCGTCCAATG GGATCACCACAGCTACATCGTTAATGGCGAGAGACTCTTTGTATTTTCAGGAGAA CCCACATCCTACCCACAAACCCCGTACAAGACACCAACACtaacaccaacaccatcgaAAAGGCCTGAACTCTGGCGAGACCTCCTCGAGAAGGTCAAGGCGGCTGG CTTCAATGCCTTCTCCATCTACAACCACTGGGGCTACCACAACCCCACgcccggcgtcctcgacttCGACACGGGCGCCCACAACTTCACCTCCATCATGACCGtcgccaaggagctcggcaTCTACCTCATCATCCGCCCCGGGCCCTACGTCAACGCCGAGAccaacgccggcggcttcCCGCTCTGGCTCACCACCGGCGAGTACGGCTCCCTGCGCAACGACGACCCGCGCTACACCGAGGCCTGGACCCCGTACTGGTCCGAGATCTCCAAGATCATCACGCCCCACCTCGTCaccaacggcggcaacgtcCTCATGTTCCAG ATCGAGAACGAGCTCAACGGACAGTGGAAGAACATCCCCAACCGCGTCCTGAACCCGCCCATCGCCAACTACATGCAGCTCCTCCAGGACAGCGCCCGCGAGAACGGCATCGACGTGCCTCTGGCCCACAACGCGCCCAACATG CGAGGCTTCTCCTGGTCCAAGGACTTTTCCAATGCTACTGGAAACGTCGACGTGGTCGGTGTCGACAGTTACCCGTCGTGCTGGAGCTGCAACTTGAGCGAGTGCACCGGCACCAACGGACAATACACCCCTTAC CCCAACTTCCTGCCAGAGTTCCAAGGAGGCTCGTACAACCCCTGGGGCGGCCCTGAGGGAGGATGCCCCGGCGACATCGGCGCCGACTTCGCCAACATCTTCTACCGCGACCTCATCTACCAGCGCGTCACCGCCATCTCCCTGTACATGATGTTCGGCGGCACCAACTGGGGGTGGCTCGCCTGCCCCGTCGTCG CATCGAGCTACGACTACTCCTCTCCCGTGTCCGAGAACCGAATCATCGGCAGCAAGTTCTACGAGACGAAGCTACTGACGCTGTTCACCAGAG TGGCCAAGGACCTGACAAAGACCGAGAGAGTCGGAAAC GGAACCGGGTACACGACCAACGCGGCCATCAGCACCTCGGAGCTTCGCAACGTCGACAACGACGCCGCCTTCTACGTCGTCCGCCACGCTTACACGCCGTCCAACACCAACGAGGCGTTCAAGCTCTCCGTCAAGACGTCCCAGGGCTCCT TCACCATCCCCCAGCACGGCAGCTCCATCGCCATCAACGGCCACCAGGCCAAGGTCCTCGTCACCGACTTCGCCTTTGGCGACAAGACGCTGCTGTACTCCACCGCCGAGGTGCTGAGCtacatcgtcgccgacggccgcgaggtcATCGCCCTGTGGCtgcccgagggcgaggccggcgagtTCACCGTCACGGGCGTCACCtccgccgaggtcgtcggcgaagccAACGTCGCCGACTTCGCCGCCTACCCGGGCGAGGCCAACGTCACCGTCGCCTACACCCAGAAGAAGGGCATCACACtggtcgacctcggcgacggctcccgcgccgtcctcctcgaccgcaCCGCCGCCTACCTCTTCTGGGTGCCCACCCTCGACAACGACCCCTTTGCCCCGGCCAACAACACTG TCTTCGTCCAGGGACCGTACCTCGTCCGCTCCGCCTCCTTCAACGAGACGGGCCGCGGCCTGGACCTCCGCGGAgacgccgacaaggagacgaccatcaccgtcttcgcctcggcctcgctcTGCTCCCTCACCTGGAAcggcaagaagctcgagatCCTCTCGAGGGACGGCAACACCTTCACGGCCAGGATCGACGGCCCGCCCAAGTTCGAGCTCCCCGCCCTGGGCCCTTGGAAGGTCCACGACAGTCTCCCCGAGATCGCGACCGACTACGAGGCCACATCCGATAGCTGGGTTG TCGCCGACAAGAACACCACGTTCAACTCGGTCAAGCCGGCCGCCAACAACCCCGTCCTCTACGTCGACGAGTACGAAATCCACGTCGGGAACCACATCTACCGCGCCACGTTCCCGACCACCGACGACGCCCCGACCGGCGTCTTCCTCAACGTcaccggcggcctcgccttCGGCTACTCCGTCTGGCTGAACTCGCACTACCTCGGCTCCTACCTCGGCCTCTCctacctcggcgccgacgcccgcgACTTCTCCTTCGCCAAcgccaccctcgccgacgccggcgccggcgacaacgtgctcgtcgtcgtcatggaCAACTCGGGCCACGACCTGcgcgaggccgccctcgccccgCGCGGCATCTCCAACGCCACCCTCCTCGGCCCGGCCGCCCAGGACTACAAGTTCTCCGAGTGGAAgatcgccggcaccgccggccgcaacgacctcgtcgacaccGTCCGCGGCCCCATCAACGAGGGCGGCCTGTCCGCCGAGCGCGTCGGCGCCCACCTGCCCGGCTACCCGGACTCGGACTGGGAGTCCTTCGCctccgacggcggcgccctctCCGTCCCGGACGCCGGCATCCGCATCTTCCGCACCGTCGTGCCCCTCGACGTGCCCGCGGGCCTCGACGTCTCCGTCTCGTTCCgcttctccgccgcccaggACGACACCAACCGCCTGCGcgccctcctcttcgtcaacGGCTACCAGTACGGCCGCTTCAACCCCTACATCGGCAACCAGGTCCACTTCCCCGTGCCGACGGGCATCCTCGACTACGCCGGCGACAacaccatcgccgtcgccatctggagccaggccgccgagggcgtcgcgcTCAAGGTCGAGTGGCAGGTCGACTACGTCCACACATCCAGCTTCGACATGACCTTCGACACCAAGCCGCTGAGGCCCGACTGGGACGAGAGCCGTCTGGCGTTTGCctga